In Prosthecobacter sp., a genomic segment contains:
- a CDS encoding Gfo/Idh/MocA family oxidoreductase, translating to MNRRRLLASLPAAFAASSFAAGTDQKFRVAIIGHTGRGNYGHGLDTMWKAIPTTEIVAVADADAKGLADELKKLGTGKGFADYKAMLAEVKPDIVAIGPRQIDQHRDMMLAAIQNGVKGIYIEKPFVRSPAEADEVIAAAEKSGTKIAIAHRNRYHPVLPIVAKLIADGVIGRVLEMRGRGKEDPRGGSLDMWVLGSHVMGVAIALAGAPRACTAGVYQDGKPVTKADVKDGDEGIGPLAGDEVHARFEMENGIPFFFDSIKDGRLKKPAYDDPASFGLQIFGNEGVIDFRMDQEPFAWIQTGKEARRPVLEDKVIAKKVSSHEIPGLDLIAAIQENRAPLCDAAHGRQITEMIAAVFESHRLSSQRVTFPLQTRVNPLTML from the coding sequence ATGAACCGCCGCCGACTCCTTGCCTCGCTGCCCGCCGCCTTCGCCGCTTCCAGTTTCGCCGCCGGGACGGATCAAAAATTCCGCGTCGCCATCATCGGTCACACCGGACGCGGCAACTATGGTCATGGTCTCGACACCATGTGGAAGGCCATCCCCACCACCGAAATCGTCGCTGTGGCCGATGCGGATGCCAAAGGTCTCGCCGATGAGCTCAAAAAGCTCGGCACTGGCAAAGGCTTCGCTGATTACAAGGCTATGCTCGCCGAAGTGAAGCCCGACATCGTCGCCATCGGCCCCCGGCAGATCGACCAGCATCGCGACATGATGCTTGCCGCGATTCAAAATGGCGTGAAGGGCATCTACATCGAAAAACCCTTCGTCCGCAGCCCTGCCGAGGCCGATGAAGTCATCGCCGCCGCCGAAAAATCCGGCACGAAAATCGCCATCGCTCACCGCAACCGCTACCACCCTGTCTTGCCCATCGTGGCCAAATTGATCGCCGATGGAGTCATCGGCCGCGTGTTGGAAATGCGCGGACGCGGCAAGGAAGACCCGCGCGGCGGCAGCCTCGACATGTGGGTGCTCGGCTCGCACGTCATGGGCGTCGCCATCGCGCTCGCTGGCGCGCCGCGTGCCTGCACCGCGGGCGTTTACCAGGATGGAAAGCCCGTCACCAAGGCCGATGTGAAGGACGGCGACGAGGGAATCGGCCCGCTCGCGGGCGATGAAGTCCACGCGCGCTTCGAGATGGAAAACGGCATCCCGTTCTTCTTCGACAGCATCAAGGACGGCCGCCTGAAAAAGCCCGCCTATGACGATCCAGCTTCGTTTGGCCTCCAAATCTTCGGCAACGAGGGCGTGATCGACTTTCGCATGGATCAGGAGCCCTTCGCGTGGATTCAAACTGGCAAGGAAGCGCGCAGACCCGTGCTGGAGGACAAAGTCATCGCCAAAAAAGTCTCCAGCCACGAAATCCCCGGCCTCGACCTCATTGCCGCCATCCAGGAAAACCGCGCACCGCTCTGCGATGCCGCGCACGGCCGCCAGATCACCGAAATGATCGCCGCCGTCTTCGAATCGCATCGCCTCAGCAGTCAGCGCGTCACCTTCCCGCTGCAAACCCGCGTCAATCCGCTCACCATGCTATGA
- a CDS encoding PAS domain S-box protein → MSETHEHAAGDSVPELKQRIQELESQLQACRECLPNASPDAGRGLTEGEERFALERQLIETARLQRAILDSANFTIISTRPDGIIQTLNAGALRELGYKPEEVIGKTTPALIHDPKEVARRAKELSEELGRPVEPGFEAFVAKARLGQADENEWTYIRKDGTRYPVLLSVTALRDERGDITGFLGVGSNISERKQIERARAETEARLKAILDNTTAVVFMKDLKGRYLLVNKRWAKLFHTTPEETVGKFDHDIFPPDMASAFRENDTRVIAAGEPLQLEEVAPHDDGPHTYLSVKFPLRDAAGRVHAVGGIATDITEQKASIRALEQSEERFALAVRGTNDGIWDWDIRTNEVYFSPRWKSMVGYEENELPDDFSAFEKLLHPDDHDRVMSELDDYLNSRIQRYSVEFRFRHKDGSWRWILARGRALRDGEGKPYRMAGSHTDVTERKHDEEELHKARQAAEAANSAKSVFLANMSHEIRTPMNGVIGMGELLLGTTLDDTQREYLEMLKHSADSLLELLNDILDFSKIEAGKMELDSHEFDLNEIVTEIAQAMDIRAFQKRLVLLHHISPDIPARLLGDDGRLRQILINLIGNAIKFTHKGGVTIEVGVESETADLITLHFKINDTGIGIARNMHESIFEAFTQAESSTTRRYGGTGLGLAICRDLVALMHGRIWVESRPDVGSTFHFTAAFGRTSGISIKPRSPRTEPVVTAHASMKVLVAEDGHVNQLVSSRMLEKRGHIVTLASNGQEAIDFFKSESFDAILMDVHMPGINGYEATIAIREIEQTTGGHVPIIAMTANAMKGDRERCLSAGMDDYIAKPLRSAELFQIVEQFALRPAAQGPARAAGTSEPAAPHPPVEAAPFDLALFRESTGDEKLIRKLIAIFPEDTQKYLRKAEKALAGGKTKPLYEAAHSLKGMIGVYAAPKAFRLASELCEYAHAGDLKGARLMLDQLKKECDLLGEALAGAFAPSI, encoded by the coding sequence ATGTCAGAAACCCATGAGCACGCCGCAGGCGACTCCGTGCCGGAGTTGAAGCAGCGCATCCAGGAATTGGAGAGCCAGCTACAGGCCTGCCGCGAGTGTCTGCCAAATGCCTCTCCAGACGCAGGACGAGGACTGACGGAAGGCGAGGAACGTTTCGCATTGGAACGGCAGTTGATCGAGACAGCGCGTCTGCAACGAGCGATCCTGGACAGCGCGAACTTCACCATCATTTCAACCCGGCCTGACGGGATCATTCAAACACTCAACGCCGGCGCCCTGCGGGAACTCGGCTACAAGCCCGAGGAGGTGATTGGCAAGACGACCCCCGCTCTCATCCATGATCCGAAGGAAGTGGCGCGACGCGCGAAAGAGCTGAGCGAGGAACTGGGCAGGCCTGTGGAGCCGGGTTTCGAGGCGTTTGTGGCGAAAGCCCGCCTCGGCCAGGCGGATGAGAACGAGTGGACCTACATCCGCAAGGACGGCACGCGGTACCCCGTCCTGCTGTCTGTCACGGCGCTCCGTGATGAACGCGGCGACATCACCGGCTTCCTTGGAGTCGGCAGCAACATATCCGAGCGCAAGCAGATTGAGCGCGCCCGCGCGGAGACCGAGGCGCGGCTGAAGGCCATTCTCGACAACACCACGGCGGTTGTTTTCATGAAGGATCTGAAGGGCCGCTACCTTCTGGTCAACAAACGCTGGGCGAAACTGTTCCACACCACGCCGGAAGAAACAGTCGGCAAGTTTGACCACGACATTTTCCCGCCGGACATGGCGAGTGCGTTCCGCGAGAACGACACGAGGGTGATCGCAGCCGGCGAGCCCCTGCAACTGGAGGAGGTGGCACCGCACGACGACGGGCCGCACACGTATCTCAGCGTGAAGTTCCCGCTGCGTGATGCCGCTGGCCGGGTCCACGCCGTGGGAGGCATCGCCACGGACATCACCGAGCAAAAGGCATCCATCCGCGCCCTGGAACAAAGTGAGGAGCGCTTTGCGCTGGCGGTGCGCGGCACGAACGACGGCATCTGGGACTGGGACATCCGCACGAATGAAGTGTACTTTTCTCCTCGATGGAAGAGCATGGTCGGCTACGAGGAGAACGAGCTGCCGGATGATTTCTCCGCCTTCGAGAAACTGCTGCATCCTGATGACCACGACCGCGTGATGAGCGAGCTGGATGATTATCTGAACAGCCGCATCCAGCGCTATTCCGTGGAGTTCCGCTTCCGCCACAAGGACGGCTCCTGGCGGTGGATCCTCGCCCGTGGCCGTGCGTTGCGCGATGGCGAGGGCAAACCCTATCGCATGGCCGGCTCACACACCGACGTGACCGAGCGCAAGCATGACGAAGAGGAGCTGCACAAGGCACGGCAGGCCGCCGAGGCCGCGAACAGCGCCAAGAGCGTCTTCCTGGCGAACATGAGCCATGAGATCCGCACGCCGATGAACGGCGTCATCGGCATGGGCGAGCTGTTGCTCGGCACGACGCTCGACGACACGCAGCGTGAGTACCTGGAAATGCTCAAGCATTCCGCCGACTCGCTGCTCGAACTGCTCAACGACATCCTCGACTTCTCCAAGATCGAGGCCGGGAAGATGGAGCTGGACTCCCATGAGTTCGACCTGAACGAGATCGTCACCGAAATCGCCCAGGCCATGGACATCCGCGCCTTCCAGAAGCGGCTCGTGCTTCTGCATCACATCAGTCCGGACATTCCTGCACGCCTGCTCGGCGACGACGGCAGACTGCGGCAGATTCTCATCAACCTCATCGGCAACGCGATCAAATTCACCCACAAGGGCGGCGTCACCATCGAAGTGGGCGTGGAGTCCGAAACGGCGGACCTGATCACGCTGCACTTCAAAATCAACGACACCGGCATCGGCATCGCCAGGAACATGCACGAGAGCATCTTCGAGGCATTCACCCAGGCGGAAAGCTCCACCACGCGGCGTTACGGCGGCACCGGTCTCGGTCTCGCCATCTGCCGTGATCTGGTCGCGCTCATGCACGGCCGCATCTGGGTGGAGAGCAGGCCTGACGTCGGCAGCACCTTCCACTTCACCGCCGCCTTCGGGCGCACCAGCGGCATCTCGATCAAACCCAGGTCGCCGCGGACCGAACCCGTCGTCACCGCTCATGCCTCCATGAAGGTGCTGGTCGCTGAAGACGGCCATGTCAACCAGCTCGTCAGTTCCCGCATGCTCGAAAAACGCGGCCACATCGTCACGCTGGCCTCCAACGGCCAGGAGGCCATCGACTTCTTCAAGAGCGAGTCTTTTGACGCCATTCTCATGGACGTGCACATGCCTGGCATCAATGGCTACGAAGCCACCATCGCCATCCGGGAAATCGAGCAGACCACTGGCGGACATGTTCCCATCATCGCCATGACGGCCAACGCCATGAAAGGCGACCGCGAACGCTGTCTCTCCGCTGGCATGGATGACTACATCGCCAAACCACTGCGCTCCGCTGAGCTGTTTCAGATCGTGGAGCAATTCGCTCTCCGCCCAGCGGCCCAGGGGCCTGCCAGGGCTGCCGGCACGTCAGAACCAGCGGCACCACATCCGCCCGTCGAGGCTGCTCCGTTCGACCTCGCCTTGTTCCGCGAATCCACAGGCGATGAAAAGCTCATCCGCAAGCTCATCGCCATCTTCCCCGAAGACACGCAAAAATACCTGCGCAAAGCCGAAAAGGCCCTCGCCGGCGGCAAAACCAAGCCGTTGTATGAAGCCGCGCACTCGCTCAAGGGCATGATCGGTGTTTACGCCGCCCCAAAAGCCTTCCGCCTCGCCTCCGAACTCTGCGAATACGCCCACGCTGGAGACCTGAAGGGTGCGCGACTCATGCTCGACCAATTGAAAAAAGAATGCGACTTGCTGGGCGAGGCCCTGGCGGGTGCTTTCGCCCCCAGCATCTGA
- a CDS encoding response regulator: MRVLVQRQDMAIPTQPKRILLAEDVRAISLRMSHALEQHGYTVRVAEDGEECLEQIEVFKPDLLVLDLIMPKMNGLEVLRHLRAQQATQQLPVIVCTAKDYSTELKHIQQTGPVDVLIKPFDPELLLEKLRQHFHELPSAKGVTHRDHIPAAAEQYAPILDTKRPHVKLWGTRGSIPVCGARYAQHGGNTTCFEYNTGKERIMFDAGSGLRDAGQSFLAGGPCHIHLFITHTHWDHIQGFPFFTPIYVPGFEITVYGERGFGKNIESLLCGQMDRDYFPIQREDLRAKINFVFLDDEPVKIGEVTVTREFTQHPGATVGFKVTHDGWSVALIPDNEFLQGYTGSPALLTRDANLVVPYEPILKFLDGVDLLVHEAQYLPADYPKRIGWGHSNLATACALTKLVGAKKWIVVHHDPDHDDLALQSKLNLTRQILREIGHPIDLVHAYDGLAEYR; this comes from the coding sequence ATGCGCGTATTAGTACAGAGGCAAGACATGGCGATACCAACCCAACCGAAAAGAATCCTTCTGGCCGAGGATGTGCGCGCCATCTCACTGCGGATGTCCCATGCACTGGAGCAGCACGGTTACACGGTGCGCGTGGCGGAGGACGGGGAGGAGTGTCTGGAGCAAATCGAGGTGTTCAAGCCGGACCTGCTGGTGCTGGACCTGATCATGCCGAAGATGAACGGTCTGGAGGTGCTGCGACATCTGCGGGCGCAGCAGGCGACGCAGCAGCTACCGGTGATTGTCTGCACGGCGAAGGATTACTCCACTGAACTGAAGCACATCCAGCAGACCGGGCCGGTGGACGTGCTGATCAAGCCTTTCGACCCTGAACTGCTGCTGGAAAAGTTGCGGCAGCATTTCCATGAGCTGCCTTCCGCGAAGGGGGTGACGCATCGTGACCACATTCCGGCCGCAGCGGAGCAGTACGCGCCAATTTTGGACACGAAGCGTCCGCATGTGAAGCTATGGGGCACCCGTGGTTCGATTCCGGTCTGTGGTGCGCGTTACGCGCAGCATGGCGGGAACACGACATGCTTCGAATACAACACCGGCAAGGAGCGCATCATGTTTGATGCGGGTTCCGGCCTGCGGGATGCGGGGCAGTCGTTTCTGGCCGGTGGTCCGTGCCACATTCATCTGTTCATCACGCACACGCACTGGGATCACATCCAGGGCTTCCCGTTTTTCACGCCGATCTATGTGCCGGGTTTTGAGATCACGGTTTACGGCGAGCGTGGCTTCGGCAAGAACATCGAATCCCTGCTCTGCGGCCAGATGGACCGGGACTATTTCCCGATCCAGCGCGAGGACCTGCGTGCGAAGATCAATTTTGTGTTTCTGGACGATGAGCCAGTGAAGATCGGCGAGGTGACGGTGACGCGTGAGTTCACCCAGCATCCGGGGGCGACGGTAGGCTTCAAGGTGACGCATGACGGCTGGAGCGTGGCGCTCATTCCCGACAATGAATTCCTCCAGGGTTACACCGGCTCGCCGGCGTTGTTGACGCGTGACGCGAATCTGGTGGTGCCATATGAACCGATCCTGAAATTCCTCGACGGCGTGGATCTGTTGGTTCACGAGGCACAGTATTTGCCGGCCGATTATCCGAAACGCATCGGCTGGGGGCATTCCAACCTCGCCACCGCCTGTGCGCTGACCAAGCTGGTCGGTGCAAAGAAATGGATCGTGGTGCATCACGATCCCGATCACGACGACCTGGCGCTGCAATCGAAGCTGAACCTGACCCGCCAGATTTTGCGTGAAATCGGCCACCCGATTGATCTCGTTCACGCTTACGACGGCCTGGCCGAGTACCGCTGA
- the araD gene encoding L-arabinonate dehydratase, which produces MASANTPTPKTPEQLRSWRWYGRDELRSFGHRSRAKQNGWGSEDIVGKPVIGILNTWSDLNSCHMHLRLTADAVKRGILQAGGHPMEIPVMSAGEMLTKPTAMFHRNFLAMETEEMLRANPIDGAVLLGGCDKSTPGLLMGAFSMDIPVIYMPCGPMMKGNWRGETLGSGSDVWKYWDEKRAGNLSWEQWCEIEDGIARSPGHCMTMGTASTLTALAETLGLCMPGASSIPAVDSAHTRIAAAAGRQIIENVWLDRKPSGIVSERSFENAIAVDMALGGSTNAIVHLVAMAGRLGIKLPLEKFDEISRKVPLLANMRPAGKYLMEEFYLAGGLQALLNGMRELLHTDVPTITGKTLGEDIAEAIIHNEDVIRTPKNPLQPDGGTAILRGNLCPNGAVIKHAAATKELCTHTGPALVFDSYPAMKACIDDMNLDVTKDTVLILRGAGPVGAPGMPEWGQLPIPKKLIMQGIRDMVRLTDCRMSGTSYGACVLHIAPESAVGGPLALVKTGDLIELDVPNRKLHLHVSDEELEKRRADWKPAPQRYHRGYAKLFVEHVTQADQGADFDFLQHGPAVPEPDIF; this is translated from the coding sequence ATGGCCTCCGCAAACACACCAACCCCAAAAACTCCCGAACAACTCCGATCCTGGCGCTGGTATGGCCGGGATGAACTGCGCTCCTTTGGTCATCGCTCACGGGCGAAACAGAACGGCTGGGGCAGCGAGGACATCGTGGGCAAACCGGTGATCGGCATCCTGAACACCTGGAGCGATCTGAACTCCTGCCACATGCATTTGCGGCTCACGGCGGATGCGGTGAAGCGCGGCATTTTGCAGGCAGGCGGGCATCCGATGGAAATCCCCGTCATGTCGGCTGGCGAGATGCTCACGAAGCCGACGGCGATGTTTCATCGCAATTTTTTGGCGATGGAGACGGAGGAAATGCTGCGCGCGAATCCCATCGACGGCGCGGTGCTGCTCGGTGGTTGCGACAAATCCACGCCGGGGCTGCTCATGGGCGCGTTCAGTATGGACATCCCGGTCATTTACATGCCCTGCGGCCCGATGATGAAGGGCAACTGGCGCGGCGAGACGCTGGGCAGCGGCAGCGATGTGTGGAAATATTGGGACGAAAAACGCGCAGGCAATCTGAGCTGGGAACAATGGTGCGAGATCGAGGACGGCATCGCCCGCAGCCCCGGCCACTGCATGACGATGGGCACCGCGAGCACGCTGACCGCTCTGGCGGAGACGCTTGGCCTTTGCATGCCAGGCGCGTCTTCGATTCCGGCCGTGGACAGTGCTCACACGCGCATCGCGGCGGCTGCGGGCCGACAGATCATCGAGAACGTGTGGCTGGACCGCAAGCCGTCCGGCATCGTCAGCGAGCGCTCGTTTGAAAACGCCATCGCGGTCGATATGGCCCTCGGCGGCAGCACGAACGCCATCGTGCATCTCGTGGCGATGGCGGGACGACTCGGCATCAAGCTGCCGCTGGAGAAATTCGATGAAATCAGCCGCAAAGTACCGCTGTTGGCGAATATGCGGCCTGCGGGCAAATACTTGATGGAGGAGTTTTATCTGGCTGGCGGCCTCCAGGCGCTGCTCAACGGCATGCGCGAGCTTTTGCACACCGACGTGCCCACCATCACGGGCAAAACGCTCGGCGAAGACATCGCCGAGGCGATCATCCACAACGAAGACGTCATCCGCACGCCGAAAAACCCGCTCCAGCCCGATGGCGGCACCGCTATCCTGCGCGGCAATCTTTGCCCAAACGGCGCGGTGATCAAACACGCCGCCGCCACGAAGGAACTCTGCACGCACACCGGCCCCGCGCTCGTTTTTGACAGCTATCCGGCCATGAAGGCCTGTATCGACGACATGAATCTCGACGTGACGAAGGATACCGTGCTCATCCTGCGCGGTGCGGGCCCCGTGGGTGCTCCCGGCATGCCTGAGTGGGGTCAGCTCCCCATTCCGAAGAAACTCATCATGCAAGGTATCCGCGACATGGTGCGCCTGACCGACTGCCGCATGAGCGGCACCAGCTACGGTGCCTGCGTGCTCCACATCGCCCCGGAGAGCGCCGTCGGCGGTCCGCTGGCGCTCGTGAAGACCGGAGACCTCATCGAACTCGACGTGCCGAACCGCAAACTGCACCTGCATGTGAGTGATGAGGAGCTGGAAAAGCGCCGAGCCGACTGGAAACCCGCTCCACAGCGCTACCATCGCGGCTACGCGAAGCTGTTCGTCGAGCACGTCACCCAGGCGGATCAGGGAGCCGACTTCGACTTCCTCCAGCATGGGCCAGCGGTGCCTGAACCAGACATCTTCTAA
- a CDS encoding PVC-type heme-binding CxxCH protein: protein MRPLVFLSCCLLTADLLAAGKEIEGERKAAQTACPTPEEARAKMSVPEGYEVRCFAHEPMVQNPVAMTWDHRGRLWVVEAYEYPEGSKHPAPFGGEAKDDQYQPMPKTGDKIPRDRVIILEDTDNNGEADKRTVFVEGLNLASAIICGDNGIYVGQQPHLIHFRDDDGDDKPDAWRVVLTGFGREDTHELVNSFTWGPDGWLYMTHGVFTNSKVRRPGQPESEGFKFDAGIGRARPIVKQAASLSDPTGKLPVTPWEFEVFADGTSNPWGCDFDAAGNFFVSACVIDHFFHMAPGGIYVRQGGAPENPYAYELLPSIVKHKHFRAAYAGVQIYQGGRYPADTHGHAFIGNIHDNAIHEEVPTPVGATFKCEPRRDFLRANDGWFRPVSTQTGPDGFLWIMDWCDKYPCYQNAKANPEGVDRERGRIWRVVVKGDKSTNTRDRNDLDLKKFSTDELVDTLEHPNNWMRRMARRVLVEKSEHDDDIAAIATLASSVANTPAMRLEALWALLQIDHGARSSSVLERTAQERFASLRVWAARHVGEAVAGTAFREGMNVGIPSYLAKLAADSDPTVRLAVAIALRQCSARRLTVDGRKSDSFRLAWPETFEALMRSSAQNADSTLTLAIWQSFEPVLASNTMFWTNWFSETAPETQPLSQSLTYKAIRRLCDSRKAGNLDLAIDFCEKIELHDILLAHALDGLVKGQEGGVIKPVKDVSASLAKWRASENADVRKHAQTLAVLWGDEAAVKEMIMVLHDATKPEKDRITVLQSLRKVRTDAVKEGLKPLLAPDTSTTLGVAAIRAAADLGGDDFIGPLLTQAASKDFNLRIAALEALSSRATWTQAMLEAISAEKVSASGFPAPVRRALATSKDKAIRDLAFKVLGAWQDSSEDVKSLIAQKKQVCLTGEPDLANGKLIFTATCMVCHEFHGGGQKVGPDLIGSGRSNLDAILANVIDPNQIIGNGYENFTVSTKDGRTLAGRVVEDTPGHVKLLGAGGAAQVVPRDQIATLTNTKQSLMPMGFGNLPDTAFRDMVWYILAPPEEGPLTPEKKKLLIQGVEVPETAAKPKTPSSRAIDWESVSLWNPEWKVSAPDFERTPVKLGEYYGKTNVLLMHPFPDKKTPASFERKMKVEKTKLKFSVAADDRGDWIVKAVVNGQVVKEVAVDHEKPRWKTVEVDLAKYEGQEVTVRLEAHASGWNMEFAYWGGITLE from the coding sequence ATGCGCCCTCTCGTTTTCCTCTCCTGCTGCCTCCTCACCGCCGATCTGCTTGCCGCTGGCAAAGAAATCGAGGGCGAGCGCAAAGCCGCCCAGACCGCCTGCCCCACGCCCGAGGAAGCCCGCGCCAAAATGAGCGTGCCGGAGGGCTATGAGGTCCGCTGCTTCGCGCATGAGCCGATGGTGCAGAATCCCGTCGCGATGACCTGGGATCATCGCGGTCGTTTATGGGTCGTGGAGGCTTACGAATATCCCGAGGGTTCGAAACACCCCGCCCCCTTTGGCGGCGAAGCCAAGGACGATCAATACCAACCGATGCCGAAAACCGGCGACAAGATCCCCCGCGACCGCGTCATCATCCTCGAAGACACAGACAACAACGGCGAGGCCGACAAGCGCACCGTCTTCGTCGAGGGTCTCAATCTCGCCAGCGCGATCATCTGCGGCGACAACGGCATCTACGTCGGCCAGCAGCCACACCTCATCCACTTCCGCGATGACGATGGCGACGACAAACCCGACGCGTGGCGCGTCGTGCTCACCGGTTTCGGCCGCGAGGACACGCACGAACTCGTGAACAGCTTCACCTGGGGCCCCGACGGCTGGCTTTACATGACCCACGGCGTCTTCACCAACAGCAAAGTCCGCCGCCCCGGCCAACCGGAGAGCGAAGGCTTCAAGTTTGATGCGGGGATTGGACGCGCGAGGCCGATTGTGAAACAGGCTGCCAGCCTGTCCGATCCCACAGGCAAGCTGCCTGTTACACCTTGGGAATTCGAAGTCTTCGCCGACGGCACCAGCAATCCTTGGGGCTGCGATTTCGACGCCGCGGGCAATTTCTTCGTCAGCGCTTGCGTCATCGACCACTTCTTCCACATGGCCCCCGGCGGCATCTACGTCCGCCAGGGCGGTGCGCCGGAGAATCCGTATGCCTACGAGCTGCTGCCCAGCATCGTGAAGCACAAGCACTTCCGCGCCGCGTATGCCGGCGTGCAGATTTATCAGGGCGGTCGCTATCCCGCCGACACCCACGGCCACGCCTTTATCGGCAACATTCACGACAACGCCATCCACGAGGAAGTGCCCACCCCCGTCGGTGCCACCTTCAAATGCGAGCCGCGTCGCGACTTTCTTCGCGCCAACGACGGCTGGTTCCGCCCCGTCAGCACCCAGACCGGCCCCGACGGCTTCCTCTGGATCATGGACTGGTGCGACAAATATCCCTGCTACCAAAACGCCAAGGCCAATCCCGAAGGCGTGGATCGTGAGCGCGGACGAATCTGGCGTGTCGTCGTTAAAGGCGATAAATCAACCAACACCCGCGACCGCAACGACCTCGACCTCAAGAAATTCTCCACTGACGAACTGGTGGACACGCTCGAGCATCCCAACAACTGGATGCGCCGCATGGCGCGCAGAGTCCTCGTCGAAAAAAGCGAGCATGACGACGACATCGCCGCCATCGCCACGCTGGCAAGTTCCGTCGCCAACACGCCCGCCATGCGCCTGGAGGCGCTGTGGGCGTTGCTGCAAATTGATCACGGCGCGCGCAGCTCGTCCGTGCTGGAGCGCACGGCGCAGGAGAGATTCGCCTCGCTGCGTGTGTGGGCCGCACGGCATGTCGGCGAAGCAGTCGCAGGCACCGCCTTCCGCGAGGGCATGAATGTCGGTATTCCGTCTTACCTGGCCAAACTGGCCGCTGATTCAGATCCCACGGTGCGTCTCGCCGTGGCCATCGCGCTGCGTCAATGCAGCGCACGCCGGTTGACGGTGGATGGCCGGAAAAGCGACAGCTTCAGGCTCGCATGGCCGGAAACATTCGAGGCACTCATGCGCAGCTCGGCGCAGAATGCCGATAGCACGCTCACGCTGGCCATCTGGCAAAGCTTTGAGCCCGTGCTGGCCTCCAACACTATGTTTTGGACCAATTGGTTCTCCGAAACCGCGCCCGAGACACAGCCGCTTTCGCAATCGCTGACTTACAAAGCCATTCGTCGTCTCTGCGATTCGCGGAAGGCCGGAAACCTTGATCTTGCGATCGACTTCTGCGAGAAGATCGAGCTCCACGACATCCTGCTTGCCCATGCTTTGGATGGACTCGTCAAAGGTCAGGAAGGCGGTGTCATCAAGCCGGTGAAGGATGTTTCGGCCAGCCTGGCGAAGTGGCGTGCGTCGGAGAATGCGGACGTGCGCAAGCACGCGCAGACGCTCGCGGTGCTGTGGGGCGATGAGGCAGCAGTGAAGGAAATGATCATGGTGCTACACGATGCGACGAAGCCGGAGAAAGATCGCATCACCGTGTTGCAGTCGCTGCGGAAGGTGCGGACGGATGCGGTGAAAGAAGGGCTGAAGCCGTTGCTGGCTCCCGACACATCTACCACGCTCGGCGTGGCGGCGATTCGCGCGGCGGCGGATCTCGGGGGCGATGACTTCATCGGGCCGCTGCTCACGCAGGCCGCTTCGAAGGATTTCAATCTGCGCATCGCCGCGCTGGAGGCGCTTTCAAGTCGTGCGACATGGACGCAGGCCATGCTCGAAGCCATTTCGGCAGAAAAAGTCAGCGCCAGCGGCTTTCCGGCTCCGGTGCGACGTGCGCTAGCGACGAGCAAGGACAAAGCCATCCGCGATCTCGCTTTCAAGGTGCTCGGCGCTTGGCAGGATTCGTCGGAGGACGTGAAATCCCTCATCGCGCAGAAGAAACAGGTTTGTTTGACCGGCGAGCCGGACCTCGCCAACGGCAAGCTCATCTTCACCGCCACCTGCATGGTCTGCCACGAATTCCACGGCGGCGGGCAGAAGGTGGGACCGGATTTGATCGGCAGCGGACGCAGCAATCTCGATGCGATCCTCGCCAACGTGATCGATCCGAACCAGATCATCGGCAACGGCTACGAGAACTTCACGGTGAGCACGAAGGATGGTCGCACGCTGGCCGGACGCGTCGTGGAGGACACGCCGGGGCATGTAAAACTGCTCGGTGCCGGTGGAGCGGCGCAGGTCGTGCCGCGCGATCAAATCGCCACGCTCACGAACACGAAACAGAGCCTCATGCCGATGGGATTCGGCAATCTGCCCGACACCGCCTTCCGCGACATGGTTTGGTACATTCTCGCCCCGCCGGAAGAAGGCCCGCTGACGCCGGAAAAGAAGAAACTGCTCATCCAGGGCGTCGAAGTGCCCGAAACAGCCGCAAAGCCGAAAACTCCAAGCTCGCGTGCCATCGACTGGGAAAGTGTGAGCCTGTGGAATCCCGAGTGGAAGGTTTCCGCGCCCGACTTTGAGCGCACGCCCGTGAAACTCGGCGAATACTACGGCAAAACGAACGTGCTGCTCATGCACCCGTTCCCGGACAAGAAAACGCCCGCGAGCTTTGAGCGCAAAATGAAGGTGGAGAAGACGAAGCTGAAGTTCAGCGTCGCGGCAGATGATCGTGGCGATTGGATCGTCAAAGCCGTGGTCAACGGTCAAGTCGTCAAGGAGGTGGCCGTGGACCATGAGAAGCCGCGCTGGAAGACCGTGGAGGTCGATCTGGCGAAGTATGAGGGCCAGGAAGTCACCGTGCGGCTTGAGGCGCATGCCAGTGGCTGGAACATGGAGTTCGCCTACTGGGGTGGGATCACGCTGGAGTGA